In Zingiber officinale cultivar Zhangliang chromosome 3B, Zo_v1.1, whole genome shotgun sequence, a single window of DNA contains:
- the LOC121968614 gene encoding uncharacterized protein LOC121968614, with translation MATASTDLFVGLGEGEGEGEGEGDGAGLVMLTGENTGAVTKADSRLLQQLAVDTQGEMRADEASLSAFANSNYQAVNNSVVVGGRCAVEDPGVHIEILENDDEEDDGGSDVDEETASKEDESSN, from the coding sequence ATGGCGACGGCGAGCACCGACTTATTCGTGGGCCTCGGTGAGGGCGAGGGCGAGGGCGAGGGCGAGGGCGACGGCGCGGGGTTGGTGATGCTCACCGGGGAGAACACGGGCGCGGTGACGAAGGCCGACAGCCGACTACTGCAGCAGCTGGCGGTGGATACGCAGGGCGAGATGCGGGCCGATGAGGCCTCGCTAAGCGCGTTCGCCAACAGCAACTACCAGGCCGTGAACAACTCGGTGGTCGTAGGCGGGCGCTGCGCCGTGGAGGACCCCGGCGTCCACATCGAGATACTGGAGAACGACGACGAGGAGGATGACGGAGGATCAGATGTAGACGAAGAGACTGCGAGCAAGGAAGACGAATCATCGAACTGA
- the LOC121967669 gene encoding cyclin-dependent kinase inhibitor 4-like, whose translation MGKYMRKAKVSGEVAVMEVTHQSALGVRTRARALAAAVAKDSSCDYLVLRSRRLEKPLPPLPACKDSAKASAGPCLRPSSGSAGTGRCSVAEAPPDAEASFGENVLEAEARDRHDRETTPCSLIRNPEAIQTPCSTNRRTNSRGTNRRTETFHQNIPTTQEMEEFFSRAEQLQCQIFVERYNFDPVDDHPLPGRYKWVKVDL comes from the exons ATGGGGAAGTATATGAGGAAGGCCAAGGTCTCAGGCGAGGTCGCCGTCATGGAGGTCACGCACCAGTCCGCCCTCGGCGTCCGCACCCGCGCGAGGGCCCTCGCGGCCGCAGTGGCCAAGGACTCCTCCTGCGATTACCTCGTGCTCCGGAGCCGCCGCCTCGAGAAACCTCTCCCGCCGCTCCCGGCCTGCAAGGACTCCGCCAAGGCCAGCGCTGGGCCCTGTCTGAGACCGAGTTCGGGTTCGGCGGGGACGGGGAGGTGCTCGGTTGCTGAGGCGCCGCCGGATGCGGAAGCGTCGTTCGGGGAGAATGTTCTCGAGGCTGAAGCGAGAGATAG GCATGACAGGGAAACTACACCGTGCAGTCTGATTAGAAATCCAGAAGCAATCCAGACTCCATGTTCCACCAATAGACGAACCAATTCTAGAGGAACTAACAGAAGAACTGAAACCTTTCATCAGAACATACCTACTACTCAAGAGATGGAGGAGTTTTTTTCCAGGGCAGAGCAACTCCAGTGCCAAATATTCGTAGAAAG GTACAACTTCGATCCTGTTGATGATCACCCACTTCCTGGAAGGTACAAATGGGTGAAAGTAGACCTCTAA
- the LOC121968613 gene encoding uncharacterized protein LOC121968613, with protein MLSESGKEPCAVGKRKGRDPDEAQSAAEPKRARAAVEAAARGKDNRLLAGFLAHEFLSTGTLLGQRWDPSSGAVKQGRPAAAAYTQVSYLLLKVKGPHIAGVLNPTQLAGWLQM; from the coding sequence ATGTTGAGCGAATCAGGGAAGGAGCCATGCGCAGTGGGCAAGCGGAAGGGCCGCGATCCGGACGAGGCCCAATCCGCGGCCGAACCGAAGCGAGCTCGGGCCGCAGTCGAGGCCGCAGCCCGGGGGAAGGACAACAGACTCCTCGCCGGCTTCCTCGCCCACGAATTCCTCTCCACGGGCACACTCCTCGGGCAGCGGTGGGATCCCTCGAGCGGCGCCGTCAAGCAGGGCAGACCGGCGGCGGCAGCGTACACCCAGGTGTCATACTTGTTGCTGAAGGTGAAGGGACCCCACATCGCCGGCGTCCTGAACCCCACCCAGCTCGCCGGATGGCTTCAAATGTGA